Below is a genomic region from Methanoregula sp..
ACTCGTTTTTTCAAATGCCTATCAGGAAAACCTTCAAAAAATTGGGGGGGAGGTACCCTGTCCAAACTTGGAGAGGGGGATACCGGCCCCACCCACCCCCTCTCCAAAACCCGAGAGGGGGTATACAGCCCACCCTACCCCCACTCTTACGAAAGACAGGCCCCCACCCCCCTCCGGCTGCACGGACCCGGCCACGGTTTCCGATGGAGTCACGACTGAACTTCCCTTTCCTCACGCACAACAAAAGGGTGGGACCCCCCCACTCAAAAGTTCGAGAGGGGGTACCCTACCCCCCTGTCCAAAAAGTGAGTGGGGGTATACCCACCCCCTCTCCAAAAAACGAGGGGGGGATACCAGCCCTCCCTACCCCCACTCCAAAATTTGAGAGGGGGTCCCCCCTCCCCCCCCTGTCATATGAAAATCCTTCCCCTTTGTCGCATGAACCGGAGCGGTGGTTCATGTAGAGTCACGACGGAGAGGGCATCGCTCTGCTGGGTATCCGGGAGGGGGGATACCCCCTCTCTTGGCCCGGACAGGGTACCACCCCCTCCCCCTCTCCACAAAATGAGTGGGGGTATCCCACCCCCCTGTCTAAAATATGAGGGGGGATACCTGCCCCACCCACCCCCACTCTTGGAAAAGACAGGGTACCTCCCCCATGAAAACCTTTACAGAAAAGCCGGTATATTTCCGGATACTCGAATCATCTTGGCAACATCGATGACTCCCGGGAAAAGGTTAATCATGTCAGGATTATTCTATCTCATTTATGCAATCGGCGAGCCTTGTTTGCATCATCGTTTTTTGCTCAATGCTCATAGCAGGGTGCATCCAGCTGCCTGGAATGCATATTATCAGTAACACACCCGATCCCATCATCGGCCAGTGGATTGGAGGTGAACCGCCGGCATCGGACCGGCACATAATCCTGTATGAAAATCAGACGTTTTTTTCCACGAATTTTTTTATCAACCGTAAGGAAACAACTGACACCGGCAACTGGACAAAAAAAGAACCCGGTCGCTATTCATTGCAATCCGTTACCGGTGAAAGAACCGATTGGATGTACGATTCATTTGATGATTCATTTTACCCAGGTGGATTACCCCAGATGAAATACCACCGTTATAAAGGGTAAAACGGAAAGAATTGATCGTTTGGCTGATGGGGGTTGAGACCCCCATACCCCCGGTAATGATGAACCCCCCACCCCCGACAGGGCGCCCCCGCGGCGGTTCAGGAACGGTTCTCTCATTAAACCGATCTGCCCAGCGAGGCCCCGCGAAGGGGTGGCTTGGCTCCTGATTGTGTAACAAATAATAGGATGTTTTTGATAGGTTCGAGCGTGAACCCAATTGGTTCATGTCCATTTCAGCAGAGCTAAAAATAATTCAAAGTATCTTTTTTCCTGCCGCCGGTCCGGGCATGCATTCATAGACCTCGGTGATCTTCATGATCAGGAGTGATTTTGCCGGAAGGCCGGGTTTCTTCTCTTGCACCATCTTTTTCATCCTGTCGTAATCAGCCCCGCTTGTTTTTACCTCAACCGTGCCCTTGACCTGACAGCACTTCCTGCTGTCGGAATCGTACAGGTACACTGCAATGTGCGGGTTCTCCTTGACATTTGCAAGCGTTTTTAACATGAAATTGTCTGCAAGCCAGACCGTATCATCGTTGACCAGTATGACAAACGCGATGGGAGTGACATTCGGAATCCCTTTTTTTGACGCTGTGGCAATGGGGAAGAGCTTGATTTTGGCAAATAATTCCTTTATTTCTCCGGTAAGTGCAACCATCTCTATCATCTCACAGTACGGGCATAACCCGCCATATACTGTCTTATATTATTCAGACTCTTATGCATTGTGCTCATTGCTCATTATTCCTCATAATAATGCTCAGCGTCCACCCGGTCCTGAATCTTCATCCCGCTATACCCGCCCTTTTCGCTCCTGTCGTCACCACCCGCTCCCTGAACGGCATACATCCCTATACATTCATATAAACGCAGGATGCATCCTCATTCAACAGTTATCGAGTCATCAGGGGATACATACAGATGGAAAGTACACAGAACGAAAATTTCTGTATCGAGGCAGGTTTCCTTGACAATGCTCTTGTCATGATCGCTGTACTCGATGAAAAGGGCCGGGTCGTTTCATGGAATCATGCGGCAGAAACCATCACCGGCTATTCACGTGAGGAAGTGTTCGGCAGCAACGCGGTCTGGAAAAATCTCTATCCTGACAGGGATTATCGTAAAAGTGTTACGCAGAAAATTGCGAATATCCTTAAAACAAAAAACTCTTTTGAAAATCTTGAAACCTCCATTCTTACGCGGTCAGGAAAGACCCATATCATTCTCTGGAATACCAAAAAGATCGACGCAGGGGGTCTTTCAAGGGCCATTGCCGTCGGCATGGATATTACGGCTGAGCGGGAGGCCAGTGCATTCCGTGAGAATATCATTGACAATGCCTTTGTACTCATCACGGTTATCGATCCGGACGGGAAAATCCAGGTCTGGAACAAGGCAGCAGAGATGATAACCGGCTATTCCCCCGATGAGGTAATCGGACATCGTGATATCTGGAAAAAACTCTATCCCGATGCTGAATATCGCCGGAGCATAACGCAGAAGATATCCAGAATTATTTCCGAACACAATCATTTTGAAAACCTTGAGACGATAATACGCACGAAAAACGGCGACCCGCGGATCATATCCTGGAACACCCGGCAGATTGGGGCCGGCGGGATATACCACGAGATCGCTATCGCGAGGGACATCACCGAGCAGCGCAAGGCTGAGGATGCTTTGGTTGCCTATATGACCGAGATGACCATGCGACTGAAACAGCCGGTCGGGATCATCAGTACTACCCTCCTGGAATCCGCAGATCTCATAAAACAGGGGATGCTCACCCAGCAGGAAATTATCCTGATGCTCGAAGGTCAGGCCCGTAACGCCACCCAGATCGAGGCAAATATCCGTCAGTTCCAGTCCGCGATTGTTGAGAAGAACCGATCGATTCCCGAAGCATACCGGAAATTCCTGGAACGGTGATGGAGTGCCGGATATTATCGACCCTGAGGAACTCGAACAGAAAAAGATCTTTTTGATCCTTGCATCGCCCGGAACAATCCGCCAGCGCAATATTGAGATTATCAAGGAAGTATCGACCTTGGGCTATCATACGGTTGTCATTACCACGAATTTTCCCTATAGTATCCTGACAAAATTGTATGCCCAGAACGGGATCCCATCCACCCGTGTCTCATTTATCGATGCAGTTACCCGCAACTCGATCGGGAATGTTGAGAATATCCCCGGGGTTGTACGGTACATCAATAATCCGGCGAATCTTACTGACATGGGCATCGCGGTTACTGAAGTTCTCAAAGATCATTCGGGGAAGAAAATCTGCATTATGTACGATTCTGTCAGTACCATGCTGATCTACCTTTCATCGGCAAATATTTCGAAATTTATCCATTTTGTTACCAATAAACTCCGGCTTATGGATATTTCCGGTGTATTCCTTGCCGTGGAGAAGGGACTTGATCCGATGCTGATGACGCAACTCACCACCTTTGTTGATAATGTTGTTGACATGGGCTGATCATAAGGGCTCGTAATTACTCCCGGCACGGTTGCGATCACCTCCTACCGCGTTTTTGCATCAGGTGTTCCTTCACATGCTGCATAGCCGGGCTGTGCAGGAAAAATTTATTGCTTCAGCACCGGTATTAGTCCCTTATAGGGAGGATCGTATGCAGACCATGATCGGCACGGTAACCCACTATTACCCGAGAATCGGGGTTGCAGCAGTAGTGTTAAAGGATCATCTCGCCCGCGGAGACCGCATCCACATCCACGGGCCACACGAGGACTTCGACCAGTCCGTCACATCGATGGAACTGGAACACATACCTATCACGGAAGCGGACGCGGGACAGGATATCGGCATCAAGGTGATCGAGCGGGTCCACGTCGGGGATGTGGTGTGCCGCGAGAGCTGATTTTTATTCTTTTCTTTTATCGTTTCAGGAACGTATTTGTATAACCTCAGTCTTCTGTAGAATGCAGAGCACTTCAGGAATACTATCATGATCTCAGTCCTCTACGTGGATGACGAAACGGGACTTCTGGAACTCGGCAGGGACTTCCTTGAAATGACCGGGGACTTCAAGGTAGATCTACAGGAGTCTGCAGTTGCCGCGCTGGAGCACCTGGCGACCCACACGTATGATGCCATCATTGCCGACTACCAGATGCCGGTGATGGATGGCCTCGAATTCCTGCGACAGGTCCGTCTCCATTACGGGCAGGTGCCGTTCATCCTCTTCACGGGGAGAGGACGCGAGGAAGTCGTAATTCTTGCACTCAACGATGGTGCGGACTATTACCTCCAGAAAGGCGGGGAGCCGCAATCCCAGTTCGCCGAGCTGGCACATAAGATCCGGCTTGCCGTCCACAGGAGGCAGGCAGACCTTGCCCTTGAAGAGAGCGAGCGCAGGTACCGCGATGTTGTTGAGACCCAGACGGAATTCATCAGCCGGTTCAAACCCGACGGAACCCATGTATTTGTCAATGAAGCATACTGCAGGTATTTTAAAAAACCGCGTGACGAGATAGTCGGGCACCGTTTTATCCCGGAGATTCCTGCCGATGATCGTGCCCGTATTGGACGCCATCTTGCCTCTCTTACAAAAGATCATCCCACCGCTGATATTGAGCACAGGATCGTCATGGCCGATGGCACCATTCACTGGCACTGGTGGAGCGACCATGCCATCTTTGACGAATCCGGCCGGCTGGTCGAATACCAGTCGGTAGGGAAAGATATCACCGACCGGAAACGGGCGGAAGAGGCCCTCAGAGAGCGGGAGCACCGCCTCGAGACGCTGGGCATGAGTATCCCCGGTGCAATCTACCAGTTTGTGCTGACTCCTGATGGGAAATACCACTTCCTGTACGTGTGCGGAAGATGGAAGGAATTATTCGGGGTTGCTCCGGAAGATGCTGCGGTGTCTTCAGAATCGACATTTGCAGCAATATTACCCGAGGACGTACCAGAAGTCAACCGCACGATAGCCCTGTCTGCCTCCACAAGGGAACTCTGGCATTGCGAATTCAGGACGCGTGTCAACGGAAAAATCCGATGGGTTCTTGGACGATCATTACCGGAACAACCCCGTCGCGATGGCAGCATCCTGTGGAACGGCGTCCTGATCGATATCACCGGCCGGAAACTGGCAGAAGAGGAACTGAAAAAATCCGAGAACCTGTACCGGGCAATCTTCGACAACACCGGTGCTGCCACCATTATCATTGCGCCTGACACCACCATCCTGCTGGCAAATGCCGGCTGGGAGAAACTGACCGGGGTACCACGGGCTGATCAGGAGAAAAAACTCAGCTGGACGGTCTTTATCGACAAGGATGATGTAGAGCGGATGAAACAGTACCATTACGCCCGGCGGAAGGACACCTCTCTTGCACCGACGGTATACGAGTGCCGGGTTATCGATGCGAAAAAGACAGTTCATAACTGCTTTGTCCACGTCGACATGATCACGGGAACAAAAAACAGCGTGGCATCCCTTGTGGACATTACCGAACGGCGGAAAGCCGAGGATGAACTGCGGGCAGCATACGAGCAGCTGACCGCAGCGGAAGAAGAACTGCAGGCCCAGTTTGACGAACTGAAATTCAACCAGCAGAAGATACGGGAGAGCGAGGAGAAGTACCGGTCGATCATCGAGAACCTGCAGGACGCCTTTTACCGGACAGACCTGAAGGGCAACCTTATCCTTGTCAGCCCGTCATTTGCATTGGAACTGGGGTACGATTCGGTTGACGAGGTGCTTGGGAAAAATGTTGCTGATGATTTCTACTTCAACCCCGCGGATCGCGACCTCTTCCTTAAAAAACTCGCTGAAACCGGAGAACTGGATGAGTACCGGGTCCTCATAAAGAAGCGGGATGGATCCCCGATGGCAATATCGGTTGCGAGCCACATCTATCATGACGAGATGAATAATCCTGCCGGAGTCGAAGGGATGATCCATATACTCAAAGAGAACGGGGAGGCAGCGGAACCCGACAAAAAATAAAAGCCCAGGAAAAAAACCAAATCCGCATCAGGTAACAAAAAGAAATCTTCCTGAAGAAAGAGTTTACCGGCAGCGGAATATACTTTTCATTCCTGCCGGCATACCCGGAACTGAACAGGATTCCTCTCTCTCTTTTGATGACAACGGTACCCCTACCGTTTCTGTGCCACCATCTCGATCTCGACTTTTGCCCCTTTGGGCAACTCAGCGACCTGCACGGTAGCCCGTGCCGGGTACCCTCCGGTGAAGTATGACCCGTAGATCCCGTTAACCGTGTTCCAGTCGCTCATGTTCACCAGGTATATCCTTGTCTGGACCACGTCGCCAAACCCGAGGCCGGATTCCTGTAAGACCGCATGGAGGTTCTCCATTGCCCGGGTTGTCTGCTCATCAGCAGTACCGGAGAGATTGCCGGTTGCAGGATCGATACCGATCTGGCCTGACAGGAACAGAAAATCGCCGGACAGGACTGCCTGGCTGTACGGCCCGATGGGTTTGGGTGCGTTTTCGGTAAAGACGACCCGTTTTTCCGGGTGAATGGGTTGGGGTGCGAGTATTGCGTAGATCACGCAGCCGGCCAGAAGGCCGCAGATAAACACCAGCACAAGAATGATCTTATTCGTTTCTGCCATCCGTATCCCTTCTGAATAATCTCAGTAATGGGAGTGGCTGATTACACGATAAGCGTTCGGAAATGTATTTTAAAAAAACAAGGTGTGTGGTCGCATGCTCCGGGCGGAGAAGGGTAATGAACTCACAGCCTTCGTGGGCTTGCCCTACGAGAAAGACCGGGCCTTGTTTACTCCACTAAAAAATTACTGGTTCCCATTCTCTGCTATGGGTTTTACTTCTGACAGGCGATCCGGTACACCCCTTTTGGCACCGTGATCTCGAACCGGGCCCCGTTGCCCTGCTCGCCATTCTCCGTAATGGTGATGCCGGTGATAGCGAGGATCTCGCGTGAGAGGAACAGGCCAAAGCCGGTATGTTTGCCAAAACCCTTCTGGAACAGTCTCTTTTTGTCCTCTTCAGCGATACCCACACCATTATCGCCATAGGTGAGGATGAGCCCGCTTTCCGATTCCCTGACAGAGTAATCCATGCGGGTCACGTGTTCGCCATGACGAAGAGAATTTTCCATCAGGTTGTAAAAGACCTTCTCTAAAAGGGGATCAGCAAAAACCTCCACACGATCAACAGCAACAGTGATCGCTACACCCGGAGGATTCAGCTGGCTGGCTGCAGAGCTGATTGCGTCCGACAGGATCTGCCATTTCGATGCCTGTCCCCCGATGTCCTGGTAGTTCCGGGCAAACTCAATC
It encodes:
- a CDS encoding RidA family protein; amino-acid sequence: MAETNKIILVLVFICGLLAGCVIYAILAPQPIHPEKRVVFTENAPKPIGPYSQAVLSGDFLFLSGQIGIDPATGNLSGTADEQTTRAMENLHAVLQESGLGFGDVVQTRIYLVNMSDWNTVNGIYGSYFTGGYPARATVQVAELPKGAKVEIEMVAQKR
- a CDS encoding pyridoxamine 5'-phosphate oxidase family protein, with product MVALTGEIKELFAKIKLFPIATASKKGIPNVTPIAFVILVNDDTVWLADNFMLKTLANVKENPHIAVYLYDSDSRKCCQVKGTVEVKTSGADYDRMKKMVQEKKPGLPAKSLLIMKITEVYECMPGPAAGKKIL
- a CDS encoding PAS domain S-box protein, whose translation is MISVLYVDDETGLLELGRDFLEMTGDFKVDLQESAVAALEHLATHTYDAIIADYQMPVMDGLEFLRQVRLHYGQVPFILFTGRGREEVVILALNDGADYYLQKGGEPQSQFAELAHKIRLAVHRRQADLALEESERRYRDVVETQTEFISRFKPDGTHVFVNEAYCRYFKKPRDEIVGHRFIPEIPADDRARIGRHLASLTKDHPTADIEHRIVMADGTIHWHWWSDHAIFDESGRLVEYQSVGKDITDRKRAEEALREREHRLETLGMSIPGAIYQFVLTPDGKYHFLYVCGRWKELFGVAPEDAAVSSESTFAAILPEDVPEVNRTIALSASTRELWHCEFRTRVNGKIRWVLGRSLPEQPRRDGSILWNGVLIDITGRKLAEEELKKSENLYRAIFDNTGAATIIIAPDTTILLANAGWEKLTGVPRADQEKKLSWTVFIDKDDVERMKQYHYARRKDTSLAPTVYECRVIDAKKTVHNCFVHVDMITGTKNSVASLVDITERRKAEDELRAAYEQLTAAEEELQAQFDELKFNQQKIRESEEKYRSIIENLQDAFYRTDLKGNLILVSPSFALELGYDSVDEVLGKNVADDFYFNPADRDLFLKKLAETGELDEYRVLIKKRDGSPMAISVASHIYHDEMNNPAGVEGMIHILKENGEAAEPDKK
- a CDS encoding PAS domain S-box protein, whose translation is MESTQNENFCIEAGFLDNALVMIAVLDEKGRVVSWNHAAETITGYSREEVFGSNAVWKNLYPDRDYRKSVTQKIANILKTKNSFENLETSILTRSGKTHIILWNTKKIDAGGLSRAIAVGMDITAEREASAFRENIIDNAFVLITVIDPDGKIQVWNKAAEMITGYSPDEVIGHRDIWKKLYPDAEYRRSITQKISRIISEHNHFENLETIIRTKNGDPRIISWNTRQIGAGGIYHEIAIARDITEQRKAEDALVAYMTEMTMRLKQPVGIISTTLLESADLIKQGMLTQQEIILMLEGQARNATQIEANIRQFQSAIVEKNRSIPEAYRKFLER